A genome region from Hemitrygon akajei chromosome 14, sHemAka1.3, whole genome shotgun sequence includes the following:
- the atp5f1c gene encoding ATP synthase subunit gamma, mitochondrial isoform X1 has protein sequence MFTRTGVLVFVPQWGQVRNMATLKDITRRLKSIKNIQKITQSMKMVAAAKYARAERELKPARVYGTGALALYEKAEIQPPENQARHLIIGVSSDRGLCGGIHSNVAKNIRNQIQELTSAGKEIKVATVGDKLRALLYRNYGDNLLLMFKEVGRKPPTFGDASFIAIELLNSGFEFDKGSIIFNRFKSVIAYRTEAQPVFSFDALSGSENMSVYDDIDADVLRNYQEFSLVNIIYFGLKESTTSEQSARMTAMDSASKNAAEIIDKLTLTYNRTRQAVITKELIEIISGAAAL, from the exons ATGTTCACCAGAACAGGCGTCCTGGTTTTTGTGCCCCAATG GGGTCAAGTCCGAAACATGGCAACTCTGAAGGATA TTACCAGGCGCTTGAAGTCTATCAAGAATATCCAAAAGATCACCCAGTCCATGAAAATGGTGGCTGCAGCAAAATATGCAAGAGCTGAGAGGGAACTGAAGCCAGCAAGAGTTTATGGAACAGGAGCTCTTG CTCTGTATGAGAAAGCAGAAATTCAACCTCCTGAAAACCAAGCCAGACACCTGATTATTGGAGTATCCTCTGACCGTGGTCTATGTGGTGGGATCCACAGTAATGTTGCTAAAAACATAAGGAATCAAATACAGGAATTGACTTCTGCAGGTAAAGAGATCAAGGTGGCTACTGTTGGGGACAAGCTAAGAGCACTGCTGTATAG AAATTATGGAGACAACCTCCTGTTGATGTTTAAGGAAGTGGGCCGGAAACCACCAACATTTGGTGATGCTTCATTCATTGCCATTGAGCTCCTCAACTCGGGCTTTGAGTTTGATAAAGGCTCTATTATTTTCAACAGATTTAA aTCTGTGATTGCATACAGGACTGAAGCACAGCCAGTGTTCTCCTTTGACGCTCTGTCAGGTTCTG AGAACATGAGTGTTTATGATGACATTGATGCTGACGTTCTGCGGAACTACCAAGAGTTCTCTCTGGTGAACATCATTTACTTCGGGTTAAAGGAGTCCACTACAAGTGAGCAGAGTGCCAGGATGACTGCCATGGATAGTGCCAGCAAGAATGCCG CTGAAATCATTGACAAGCTAACATTGACATACAACCGCACTCGCCAGGCTGTCATTACCAAGGAACTTATTGAGATTATCTCTGGTGCTGCTGCTCT GTAA
- the atp5f1c gene encoding ATP synthase subunit gamma, mitochondrial isoform X2, whose amino-acid sequence MFTRTGVLVFVPQWGQVRNMATLKDITRRLKSIKNIQKITQSMKMVAAAKYARAERELKPARVYGTGALALYEKAEIQPPENQARHLIIGVSSDRGLCGGIHSNVAKNIRNQIQELTSAGKEIKVATVGDKLRALLYRNYGDNLLLMFKEVGRKPPTFGDASFIAIELLNSGFEFDKGSIIFNRFKSVIAYRTEAQPVFSFDALSGSENMSVYDDIDADVLRNYQEFSLVNIIYFGLKESTTSEQSARMTAMDSASKNAAEIIDKLTLTYNRTRQAVITKELIEIISGAAAL is encoded by the exons ATGTTCACCAGAACAGGCGTCCTGGTTTTTGTGCCCCAATG GGGTCAAGTCCGAAACATGGCAACTCTGAAGGATA TTACCAGGCGCTTGAAGTCTATCAAGAATATCCAAAAGATCACCCAGTCCATGAAAATGGTGGCTGCAGCAAAATATGCAAGAGCTGAGAGGGAACTGAAGCCAGCAAGAGTTTATGGAACAGGAGCTCTTG CTCTGTATGAGAAAGCAGAAATTCAACCTCCTGAAAACCAAGCCAGACACCTGATTATTGGAGTATCCTCTGACCGTGGTCTATGTGGTGGGATCCACAGTAATGTTGCTAAAAACATAAGGAATCAAATACAGGAATTGACTTCTGCAGGTAAAGAGATCAAGGTGGCTACTGTTGGGGACAAGCTAAGAGCACTGCTGTATAG AAATTATGGAGACAACCTCCTGTTGATGTTTAAGGAAGTGGGCCGGAAACCACCAACATTTGGTGATGCTTCATTCATTGCCATTGAGCTCCTCAACTCGGGCTTTGAGTTTGATAAAGGCTCTATTATTTTCAACAGATTTAA aTCTGTGATTGCATACAGGACTGAAGCACAGCCAGTGTTCTCCTTTGACGCTCTGTCAGGTTCTG AGAACATGAGTGTTTATGATGACATTGATGCTGACGTTCTGCGGAACTACCAAGAGTTCTCTCTGGTGAACATCATTTACTTCGGGTTAAAGGAGTCCACTACAAGTGAGCAGAGTGCCAGGATGACTGCCATGGATAGTGCCAGCAAGAATGCCG CTGAAATCATTGACAAGCTAACATTGACATACAACCGCACTCGCCAGGCTGTCATTACCAAGGAACTTATTGAGATTATCTCTGGTGCTGCTGCTCTGTAA